A DNA window from Pyrus communis chromosome 3, drPyrComm1.1, whole genome shotgun sequence contains the following coding sequences:
- the LOC137727665 gene encoding vacuolar protein sorting-associated protein 2 homolog 3-like, with translation MNMFSKKPTAKEALRESKREMANATRGIEKEIGALQLEEKKLVAEIKRTAKTGNEGATKILARQLVRLRQQIANLQGSRAQMRGIATHTQAMHAQSSVAVGMKGASKAMAAMNKQMAPAKQAKVIREFQKQSAQMDMTTEMMSDAIDDALDNDEAEEETDELTDQVLDEIGVDVASQLSAAPKGKIASKNAEGVSSSSVADLEKRLAALRNP, from the exons ATGAACATGTTCAGTAAGAAACCCACGGCCAAAG AGGCTCTTCGGGAGAGCAAGAGAGAAATGGCTAATGCTACTAGAG GGATAGAGAAGGAAATTGGAGCATTGCAGTTAGAA GAAAAGAAGCTTGTCGCTGAGATAAAGAGAACAGCTAAAACCGGAAACGAG GGAGCAACTAAAATACTAGCCAGGCAGCTAGTCAGGCTTAGGCAACAGATAGCTAACTTACAAGGAAGTCGAGCTCAAATGAGAGGAATAGCAACTCATACGCAG GCAATGCATGCTCAGTCCTCAGTTGCTGTTGGCATGAAAGGTGCTAGTAAGGCAATGGCAGCTATGAATAAG CAAATGGCTCCCGCAAAGCAAGCAAAGGTGATACGCGAGTTTCAGAAGCAATCTGCGCAGATGGATATGACT ACTGAAATGATGTCCGATGCCATAGATGATGCCTTGGATAATGATGAGGCAGAAGAGGAAACTGACGAGCTGACAGACCAG GTGCTGGATGAAATTGGCGTTGATGTCGCCTCGCAG CTTTCAGCAGCTCCCAAAGGAAAAATTGCATCAAAGAACGCTGAGGGTGTTAGCAG TTCCAGCGTTGCTGATCTTGAGAAAAGATTGGCAGCTCTTAGAAATCCATGA
- the LOC137727881 gene encoding serine/threonine protein phosphatase 2A regulatory subunit B''alpha-like: MDIDTEAGDVGSLDPELLQLPELSPFALKTSPQIAEDLFAQWLSLPQTRRLVKSLVDDAIAGIPITAAGSTSSANTAGSNVLPSMFPAGSTPPLSPRSSPGSPRFSKLKTSPSSLRSPLKLASEPVREAIPQFYFHNGPPPPKELKEQCLSRIDDLFSGQMDGLQLHEFKLVTKELCKLPTFFSSAIFRKIDTSCSGIVTRDAFIKYWVDGNMLTMDTATQIFKILKQSDHNYLSQVDFKPILLELVATHPGLEFLHGTPEFQERYAETVIYRIFYYINRSGNGRLTLRELKRGNLIAAMQHADEEEDINKVLRYFSYEHFYVIYCKFWELDTDHDFLIDKENLIRYGNHALTYRIVDRIFSQIPRKFTSKVEGKMGYEDFAYFMLSEEDKSCEPSLEYWFRCIDLDGNGVLTPNELQFFYEEQLHRMECMAQEPVLFEDILCQIVDMIAPEREDYITPADLKGCKLSGNVFNILFNLNKFIAFESRDPFLIRQEREDPTLTEWDRFAHREYIRLSMEEDGENASNGSVEVWDESLEAPF, encoded by the exons ATGGATATAGACACAGAAGCAGGGGATGTTGGTTCTTTGGATCCTGAGCTTTTACAGCTGCCGGAATTGTCACCGTTTGCACTTAAAACCAGTCCCCAAATTGCTGAGGATTTGTTTGCACAGTGGCTTTCGCTCCCGCAGACTCGTCGTTTG GTGAAGTCTCTAGTAGATGATGCAATAGCAGGAATTCCTATCACTGCAGCTGGGAGCACGTCAAGTGCAAATACTGCTGGGAGCAATGTGTTACCTTCCATGTTTCCGGCTGGAAGTACACCTCCACTTTCACCAAGAAGTTCCCCTGGTTCTCCGCGTTTTTCAAAGCTGAAGACTAGTCCTTCTTCTCTTCGCTCTCCACTAAAATTGGCTAGTGAACCAGTGCGAGAAGCCATTCCTCAG TTCTATTTTCATAATGGTCCACCACCACCAAAGGAACTTAAGGAGCAATGTCTTTCTAGAATTGATGACCTTTTCAGTGGTCAGATGGATGGATTGCAACTGCATG AGTTTAAGTTGGTTACAAAGGAGTTATGCAAGCTGCCAACATTTTTCTCCTCTGCCATCTTTAGAAAGATAGATACTAGCTGCAGTGGGATAGTGACCAG GGATGCATTCATCAAATATTGGGTTGATGGAAACATGCTCACAATGGATACAGCAActcaaatatttaaaattttaaagcagTCTGATCATAATTACCTTTCTCAG GTAGACTTCAAACCCATTCTGCTAGAGCTTGTGGCAACTCATCCAGGATTGGAATTTTTACATGGAACTCCTGAATTTCAAGAAAGATATG CTGAAACTGTAATATACAGAATATTTTACTACATAAACAGATCAGGAAATGGTCGCCTTACCCTGAGGGAGCTAAAACGAGGAAATCTAATTGCTGCCATGCAACATGCAGATGAGGAAGAGGACATTAACAAAGTTCTAAG GTACTTCTCATATGAACATTTTTATGTCATATACTGCAAATTTTGGGAGCTGGACACAGACCACGATTTCTTGATCGACAAAGAGAATCTTATTAGATATGGTAATCATGCCCTTACCTACAGGATCGTTGATAGAATATTTTCACAG ATTCCGAGGAAATTTACTAGCAAGGTTGAAGGGAAGATGGGTTATGAAGATTTTGCTTACTTCATGTTGTCAGAGGAGGATAAGTCGTGTGAGCCTAGCCTTGAGTATTG GTTCAGATGTATAGATCTGGATGGAAATGGAGTTCTTACACCCAATGAGTTGCAGTTTTTTTATGAGGAGCAGCTGCATCGTATGGAATGCATGGCCCAAGAGCCTGTTCTATTTGAGGATATTTTGTGCCAAATAGTTGACATGATTGCACCAGAG AGGGAAGATTATATCACTCCAGCTGACTTGAAAGGTTGCAAACTTTCAGGAAATGTCTTCAATATCCTTTTCAACCTTAATAAATTCATAGCTTTTGAAAGTCGCGATCCATTTCTTATTCGTCAG GAACGTGAGGATCCAACTTTGACTGAGTGGGACCGCTTTGCACACAGAGAATATATACGGCTGTCAATGGAAGAAGATGGAGAGAATGCCTCTAATGGAAGTGTAGAAGTTTGGGATGAATCACTCGAGGCTCCTTTTTAA
- the LOC137729246 gene encoding large ribosomal subunit protein eL14z, translated as MPFKRYVEIGRVALVNYGKDYGRLVVIVDVIDQNRALVDAPDMVRTQLNFKRLSLTDIKIDIKRVPNKKTLIAAMEAADVKNKWEKSSWGRKLIVQKRRAALNDFDRFKLMLAKIKRAGIIRQELTKLKKESAF; from the exons ATGCCGTTCAAGAGATACGTGGAGATCGGACGAGTTGCTCTCGTCAACTACGGCAAAGACTACGGCAGGCTCGTCGTCATCGTCGATGTCATCGACCAAAACAGG GCTCTGGTTGATGCACCTGACATGGTGAGGACACAATTGAACTTCAAAAGGCTTTCGCTCACCGATATCAAAATCGACATCAAAAGGGTTCCGAACAAGAAGACTCTGATTGCTGCAATGGAGGCTGCTG ACGTAAAGAACAAATGGGAGAAGAGCTCATGGGGCAGGAAGCTGATTGTGCAGAAGAGAAGAGCTGCACTTAACGATTTCGATAGGTTTAAGCTCATGTTGGCAAAGATCAAG AGGGCCGGAATCATCAGGCAGGAGCTGACGAAGCTCAAAAAGGAGAGTGCATTCTGA